From Gadus macrocephalus chromosome 16, ASM3116895v1:
GGTTCTACCAGTCCATCTCGCTGGTGCTGCTGGAGGTGCAGAAGAAGCCTCAGAGGGGCATGCCGcgggtggagaaggtggagcgCAACGGCACCATCATCTCCGTCATCCTGGGCGTGGGCAGCAGCCGCATGCTCTACGACATCGTGCCGGTGGTCTCCTTCAAGGGCTGGCCGGCCGTGGCCCAGAGCTGGCTCATGGAGAACCACTTCTGGGACGGAAAGAtcactgaggaggaggtgatcaGTGGCTTCTACCTGCTGCCCGCCTCCTCCTTCAAGGGCCGCAAGGAGAACGAGTGGAGGCTGTCGTTCGCCCGCAGCGAGGTGCAGCTGAAGAAGTGCATCTCGTCCAGCCTGATGCAGGCGTACCAGGCCTGCAAGGCGCTGATCATCCAGCTGCTGTCGCGGCCTAAGGCGGTCAGCCCCTACCTGCTGCGCAGCCTCATGCTGTGGGCCTGCGACCGCCTGCCCGCCCCCTACCTCTCGCAGGAAGACTTCTCGGCCCACTTCCTGTTGGGGCTGATCGACGACCTGCAGCACTGCCTGCTCAACAAGATGTGCCCCAACTACTtcatcccacaatgcaacatgCTGGAGCACCTCTCGGACGAGGCGGCCATGCTGCACGCACGCAAGCTGTCGTCGGTGCGCTCCGACCCGGCCGAGCACCTGCGCTCCACCATCGAGCACGCCAAGGCCGCGAACCGCCTCAGCTCGGAGCTGCAGTGGCGCGGCGGGGGCAGCAACCCGCCCTCGCCGCAGTCGGACGCCGGCGGGGAGAGCCAGCCCGATGACCGGCTGGCCAAGAAGCTCCAGCAGCTGGTCACGGAGAACCCGGGGAAGTCCATCTCCGTCTTCATCAACCCCGACGACGTCACCAGGCCTCACTTCCGCATCGACGACAAGTTCTTCTAAGAACACGCGTTTCCACAACTCccgtcctcttcttctcctctccttctcctcctagtGGCCTCTCCTCTAACTGGAtggatatttttttatctttattttttcaccAAGTGACGTTACATGATtgttttccttctttccttcccttGTCTTCTGTGATCTAAGGTTCCTATGGGCCTTTACTGACTGGATGCTCAGCTTTGAAGCTGAAGGGTAAAAATAAAACTGTGTTTGTCATCGTCCAATCAGCGAGCTGGTTCCAGACACTAAGATGGCAGCTCAACAGGGCTTTTTTCCCCACAATGCTTTTAACTTCAAATGTGAAATGTCCTGTGTTCCGAGTCTTAGAAGATACCCACAGTCTCTAACTAACCAAAACTGTTCAGAATCATTCATGTCCCACTAACGGATCCTAAATATGTTTGAGTCCAGATTGGTGCTGGGTTATATTAGAGCTAAATGTAGCGCTAAATTAGCGCACCGGTGAGTTTCAGGTGAACTTGCCTCCCATTGGAATGTCTTACTGCTGAAAATAAGTACAGGTCAATAGATATGGCCTGACCAAGGCCCCCTTGCCAGGTTGGTCGATCGGTAGCTCACCCCTAGATAAATAGCTAGACAGCTGGGTAGCTAGGAAGCACATGTAAATATGGACTGACCAAGGGGTGAAGGCTAGGTAGCTGGGAACCACATGTAAATATGGACTGACCAAGGGGTGAAGGCTATAGGTAGCTAGGAACCACATGTAAATATGGactggtgaaggggtgagggctAGGTAGCTTGGATCCACCTGGAAATATGgactgatgaaggggtgagggctAGTTAGCTAAGTCGTTACACTGCTAGGTAGAAAACTGACAGTGTTGATTTATTCTTATTTTGCACAGAATGTAAAAAAATTCTTTATCATGAATACCTCGCTCTTATGAAGAGGATTGTGTGTCAGTCTGATGACTAGTAACACTGAACCTGGCCGTCGACAGGTTCTCAATGTGGTACCAAGTGATACTACTACTTTTAAAGGTACAGGATGCAGTAGAACCCAGAGTAGGGACACCTGCACTAAGAGTATGGTTAGCTCCTCCAAGCTAACTGGCATCTTCTCTAATGGATGCTGTTGTCGTGTTTACACACTCCCTCCGTCCAACTGCTTCTAGAATGAAGTGACCATGAGACCGTAACCATGGCTACTACTATCAGGGTTGGATGGGACTTCCTTCACTCCGTTTATTTTGTATCGTGCACTGCACCCTCCCGAAGTGCAATTAGTCACACCCTCCTTGTCACACGCTCACCTCTACATGTCGAACTCCTCTTGTCTCTGTTGAAAACTTGTCTGGattttgttcttgttgttgtttagaCTTCACGTGTCCACGTGAAGCTAGTTCTCGTGCGATAGATCTGGGGAGGGCTCTTCACCTTAGGCACCCTTAGTGGAGGAAGCCTCCGAGGAAGAACCCCTCACTGGGCACCCAAACATAAACATCTCCAACTTATACTCACACTTAACCATCTCTCACTCCCAACATATCTAAACATAACCATGTCTAATGCTGTAAATGTCCTGTCATTTCACTTCTTACTACCTAAATGTAATCGAACCGTAACCATAGTTTGCCCTTTGATTTCCACCCACCCGGGGGAGACTAAAGGCATGTCTCGGGTGGCCACTGCCGTTTGGACACTGGCGCTGGCTAGTGGACAATGGCGAGTGGACACTAGGACTGGCTAGCTTAATGCTAGGGGTTAGCTCCACTGATACGGTATACTGTTGTAAATAGCACTGGAAGAGTGTCACACTGCAGAAACTTGACTAATAAAGACATTTGAACCATGGAGGCTCTGTCCTGCTTATTGTGCcccgtcaacccccccccctgtattCATGCTAACTCTGCCTCCATCGGGATGAGAACCGCCCCCATGGGTAAGAACTGAGCCACATGAAGatagaaaaacaataaaaaagcaGAACACAGAGATGATGACGTGGTTTCTAATAAGTCGGATCAGCATGTTGTCTTTTCTAAACTTTCTTAACACACACCGTTacactcttccccccccccctaaggtATTTTTAGCTCCTGTTGTCTCAGCTCTGTCACACACCTGCGCCCTGGAACCTCTGAGACCAGACACCTCACCACGtaaacacagtactgctatagtactcACAGCTCTACCACAGTATAACTACACCTCACCACGtaaacacagtactgctatagtactcACAGCTCTACCACAGTATAACTACACCTCACCACGtaaacacagtactgctatagtactaaCAGCTCTACCACAGTATAACTACACCTCACCACGtaaacacagtactgctatagtactaaCAGCTCTACCACAGTATAACTACACCTCACCACGtaaacacagtactgctatagtactaaCAGCTCTACCACAGTATAACTACACCTCACCACGtaaacacagtactgctatagtactaaCAGCTCTACCACAGTATGTATACACCTCACCACGtaaacacagtactgctatagtactaaCAGCTCTACCACAGTATAACTACACCTCACCACGtaaacacagtactgctatagtactcACAGCTCTACCACAGTATAACTACACCTCACCACGtaaacacagtactgctatagtactaaCAGCTCTACCACAGTATAACTACACCTCACCACGtaaacacagtactgctatagtactaaCAGCTCTACCACAGTATAACTACACCTCACCACGtaaacacagtactgctatagtactcACAGCTCTACCACAGTATAACTACACCTCACCACGtaaacacagtactgctatagtactcACAGCTCTACCACAGTATGTATACACCTCACCACGtaaacacagtactgctatagtactcACAGCTCTACCACAGTATAACTACACCTCACCACGtaaacacagtactgctatagtactcACAGCTCTACCACAGTATAACTACACCTCACCACGtaaacacagtactgctatagtactcACAGCTCTACCACAGTATGTATACACCTCACCACGtaaacacagtactgctatagtactcACAGCTCTACCACAGTATAACTACACCTCACCACGtaaacacagtactgctatagtactcACAGCTCTACCACAGTATAACTACACCTCACCACGtaaacacagtactgctatagtactcACAGCTCTACCACAGTATAACTACACCTCACCACGtaaacacagtactgctatagtactcACAGCTCTACCACAGTATAACTACACCTCACCACGtaaacacagtactgctatagtactaaCAGCTCTACCACAGTATAACTACACCTCACCACGtaaacacagtactgctatagtactaaCAGCTCTACCACAGTATAACTACACCTCACCACGtaaacacagtactgctatagtactaaCAGCTCTACCACAGTATAACTACACCTCACCACGtaaacacagtactgctatagtactaaCAGCTCTACCACAGTACAGACACCTATCATCCCATAAACACAGTACTACTATAGTACTACCAAAGTACATGTACACCTCACCACGTAAACACAGTATTACCAATTCCAGTACTAACAGTACTACCACAGTACAGACAACCATCATCACATTTACACACAGTACTACTATAGTACTTACATAGCACTACCACGGTGCAGTCACACCTCATCACGTaaacacagtaggcctactactagtactaccacAGAACAGACACACCTCATCACTTAAACACAGTACTACCACAGTATATACCTCATCACGTTAACCCCCAGCACTACTATAGCACTTATATACACGATAGTTATTATATAGTACTACTATAGTACAACTAAAGTTCAATATTAGTACTGATATGGTAATGCACTACAGGCAAAACCATGTCACTACAAATAAGCAAGGTACTGATATAATATAGGTCTACCTATATAAGGTATATTAGCTCTATAAGGTCTAGATCTATCAGGTCAGGTCTAGATCCATCATGTCTTTATAATTCTATAAGTTCCATAAGTTCTAGTCccagctccctccagtgacGCGGTGATGACGTCACCTGTGTGTTCGCAACGAGCTGCAGCATACACCACAGCGGGAGAGGACAGCAGCGGCGAGGCGCGCGGATACGGTACAGGTAGATGCACGAGCCGCAGAGACCGGCTGTTACAGAAACTCCTGCCAACGACAGACTACCGTCCGGAGAAGCAGGATACTGTGTACGATACCGTATCGATACTGTTGATCATCACCAGCTGATTGAGTGGCTTGGCGCGTGTTGACCCTAAAGCTCCCGACGCAACCGGCTCGAGACAGACCCGCGGCATGGAGGGGAAAGATAAGGCACCGCGAGGTAAGACACTGAGGATGGAGACCCGGTgggtggagacacagaggggggagacacagatgGAGTGATGGATGGAGGGCTGAAGACACGGAGGGTTGAGCGACTTAAgtagggatggatggagggatgaagaTAAggtgggatggatggatggaggggggaaGACGCTGAGGctggtggatggatggaggggtgggtggtgggtcGTCGCGGGGTCGGGGCAGTGGGCTGCGCGGTGCGGCGCTATGCGGTAGTGGGAGCGGTGCGCAGGACGGGCCGCGTGCGGCTCACACGCACTGTTGCAGCGGAGAGTTGAGGTGtggttattatgggatggcgGTGTTTACGGGGTTTAttttggaggaggaagaggtcgaTTGGTAGTACTCCGCGACAAGGAAAATAACCTGATGCagcaaaatagagagagagatggagcgagagatggagggagagagagagggagcaagagaaggagatagagacagactgaGACTGGCAAAAGGCAAGATGGCAGGACAGACTGTCAGACAGACatgggtagagagacagggataAGATGGGGGTAGCCCGACACTCAGACAGGCAAGTTATGGggtgggtgggagagagagagagatgggagaaagagagggggatggagagagagagagagagagagagagagagagagagagagagagagagagagagagagagagagagagagagagagagagagagagagagagagagagaggagagagagagagagagagagagagagagagagagagagagagagagagagagagagagagagagagagagagagagagagagagagagagagagagagagagagagagagagagagagagaggtggtaacAACTTGAGGAGGTTTAACAACATCGTAGAGTATGCTGCGTTATCAACACACCCTGACAGGAAGTGGCCTCCTATCCAGAGTCCTAGCACTGCATCATGTTGTCAGGATGAAAAACGTTTTGATAAATGTTATCTATTGGTAAATGGTACTTATTTTGTTAATGATATTTATTGGTCAATGGTGTTTATTGGTCGATAGTATCGTCTTGAGATAGATGTGAGGAAGTTGGTGAAAGGCAGACATCGTGCTACGAGTGTCTGGTTGCTGGGAGATTGTGTTGCTTTAAGAGTAAGCAACCATTCACATCAAGCTAAAGCGCTGTGACATCACCTGGGACATCACCTGGGACAACAGAACCCAGAGGTCAGGGAAGTCCGTCCCCTCCCGGATCCTTCCCATAAATCCTGTATTCAGTCACggcagaaaaaaactaaaaccaaCTTCCACTCTTACCCTCCATAATTACAGATCATCGTTTTGGGGCTGTCTTCACGGCTTATAAGTAAAAATATACTTTATCAAATATATGTCTTCACGGATTAGTCAGTTGGTAAAACCTGACATTGGTCTTAATATAAATGGCAGCAGTATTAGTCAAGTGATCAGAAAgaccttaaaggttgggtatggaattctcttttttggccatttttgcaaaattacttgaaaatTACTTGAGTTATGACCTCACTcataactcctcctccttcctacaCTGACCTCACTcataactcctcctccttcctaccCTGACCTCACTCATAACTCCTCCTCTCTTACACTGACCTCACTCATAACTCCTCCTCTCTTACACTGACCTCACTCATAACTCCTCCTCTCTTACACTGACCTCACTCATAACTCCTCCTCTCTTACACTGACCTCACTCATAACTCCTCCTCTCTTACACTGACCTCACTCATAACTCCTCCTCTCTTACACTGACCTCACTcataactcctcctccttcctaccCTGACCTCACTCATAACTCCTCCTCTCTTACACTGACCTCACTCATAACTCCTCCTCTCTTACACTGACCTCACTcataactcctcctccttcctaccCTGACCTCACTCATAACTCCTCCTCTCTTACACTGACCTCACTCATAACTCCTCCTCTCTTACACTGACCTCACTcataactcctcctccttcctaccCTGACCTAACTCATAACTCCTTCTCTCTTATTCTGACCTCACTCATAAGTCCTTCCTTACTCTGACCGTAATCATAACTCCTACCCCTTCCTTTTCACTAAACTCTTCCAGATTTGTGCCGAAATTGGCCAGATACGTACAATCTGGAAAACATCCACTATAATACCCATCCCAAAATCAAAAAAGCCCAAGGAACTAAATAAGTTCTCTTCAGCCTCTAGCATAAGCAGCCGACTTGCGACCATATTGTTTCAGCGACTTGCTCCTTATTCTGAATTCCCAGATAAACGTTTGGTGTTGCTCTTAGTTAATGGATGTGTGTCCAACATCAAGGTCTCAAGGCTCACCCCAGGGTTGTGATCGGTCCCACTTCTTTTATTATGTATACAGATAAACATCTCAAGAGGGTAGCCACTCTGTTTAATTCTCTGAAGACACCGCCCTATTGTCTCTTCTCCAGGGGTTAGATCATGGTTGTGCCCTACCTGCCTTCGTCAAATGATGTGATGATAACTTCCTTGACCTTACGGGTCGAAAAACGAACTAGTAAATCATACTAATATAGAGTAATAGCAAAAAATGTAAAGCCAGCATTATACATGGCGAGGACGTTGAAATGTGTGAACCTTATAAGTAACTAGGAAAGATGTTTGACCCTTAACTCAAATTTGATGTAAGCACAGAATCAGTTGTCAAGGATGGACAACAAAGATTTCACTTAATGCGGATGCGCAACTCTTTTTGTGTCTGCGAAACGTTCTTGTAATTTGTATCAATCATTCATTGAAAGTCTTCTAACGCGTTCAACATTGTTGGTTTGATGGGATGTTCTTGAAGAACAAGCATAGCTTAAATTGCATCGTCAAAGTCCGCTCCAAGATAATGGGTGCCAAGCAAAGAGACGTGCATTCCCTATGACCCTGACACTGTTTGTAACCGTAGACACTGTATATGACCATGAGACTGTATGTGACCCAAAAACTGCATATGAACACACAATGTAGAGGACCACGACACTGTACAGGACTGTGTCACTGTCACGGTGTATGACCCAGACACTAGTTATGACGCGACACTCTATGTGACCCCAACACTTTTTAGTTCCAGTACGACCCTGATAAAAACCTTTCTAACGAGCACTTCTGCTGGTGCTGCTAAGATACCGGTAGAATGAGTGCCTCCGAATGCCATGGTGTCAATCACACACTGTCTGTTGCTACGTAGCATTAGCCAGGCAGAGGGACAAGGAAATGTGAGCCCCAACAGACTCGATGTTTGTTTTGACGAGCGTATATTGATTCTGGAGCCAAACGATCTGTTTGTTGTCTCAGTCTTATTCCTGGGctaaacacccacacccacacccactcacacacaaacacgcatacacacatatcaCATATCAATATTTCCATATCACCAACAAGCAGCACATCCTGTTTATTCTCAATCAGCCCAGCGTTCAGATGTACGACCCGTCGACCAAGTTAGCGTTTGACCAAGTTAGCCAAAATCAATTGAAGCAGAGAAGTCAAATTATGTCAGTTAATTGATGGTGAGATACACCAGGGCAGCTTCTCCAACTGAATATATGTTGGTATGTAATTTCCCTTCTCTCGTTACGAACAGTGAATCTCCATGCAACATAACGTCATCCTAAATGTTTCAGAGCTTACAGTTTTTAGAGGTTTCCTTTTTCAGTTTTACAATTCGAGTCAAACATGGACGAGGGGTAAACAAACTCCTAATGTAGCTGTGAAGCATTCTGGCTGATTTTGTATTGAGATCCACTTTTCACCTGCTCTTACTGAAAGCGCTAATCTGTATTATCTGCTTCCATTGATTCTGGCTGACTTGGTCCAACGCTAACACTGTCTAATCAAGCTCAGGGCTGAACGGGAAATACATGGGACGGTTCTTCTCTTTTAAGTATGTGGtaaatattaacaataataCTAATTTATCGTTTTTTTATAGAACTTTTCtaagtactcaaagacgctttacaaataagaaaggaatacatacaggcagtacagacaatcaaacaaaagggaaaaaaataaacaccaccacaacaataggcaacacattaagagagcgggagagagtggaagatggcggaggatgatt
This genomic window contains:
- the LOC132474927 gene encoding nucleotidyltransferase MB21D2; this translates as MAAPALSSRAGSVGSLGSSPTATPGSSNNNNKSLQACPELDFRSGSRVDELNRLIQEFSKHDQREYDDQRALEIHTAKDFIFSMLGMVQKLDQKLPVANEYLLLSGGVREGVVDMDLDDLSVYARGTDYDMDFTLLVPALKLHDRNQPVTLDMRHSALCHSWLSLRLFDEGTIARWKDCCTVVDHINGATNFFFSPTLVADWFYQSISLVLLEVQKKPQRGMPRVEKVERNGTIISVILGVGSSRMLYDIVPVVSFKGWPAVAQSWLMENHFWDGKITEEEVISGFYLLPASSFKGRKENEWRLSFARSEVQLKKCISSSLMQAYQACKALIIQLLSRPKAVSPYLLRSLMLWACDRLPAPYLSQEDFSAHFLLGLIDDLQHCLLNKMCPNYFIPQCNMLEHLSDEAAMLHARKLSSVRSDPAEHLRSTIEHAKAANRLSSELQWRGGGSNPPSPQSDAGGESQPDDRLAKKLQQLVTENPGKSISVFINPDDVTRPHFRIDDKFF